A region from the Fundulus heteroclitus isolate FHET01 chromosome 22, MU-UCD_Fhet_4.1, whole genome shotgun sequence genome encodes:
- the LOC105927290 gene encoding G-protein coupled receptor 26 yields the protein MDAADIVASLLILGIVVVSLLSNVVVLICFLYNPEIRKQVPGLFILNLTFCNLLQSVSNMPLTLVGLVTSGHPGGIGFCQIVGFLDTFLTTNAMLSMAALSIDRWVAVVFPLSYHSRIRHRDAVMVLGYTWIHSMCFSAVAICRSWLGYNHLYASCTLCSVRTKAAGKQFIVFTVALHCLTFLLTLIVMCVTYLKVLKVARSHCKRIDVITMQTLVLLVDIHPSVRQKCLEEQKRRRQRATKKISTFIGTFVVCFTPYVITRIVELFSPGPINPHWGVFSKCLAYSKAASDPFVYSLLRHQYRKTYSLLANKVLKRSPLNSSSFRLESKARTTTVTPAQPSASNHQLTNQSANEDKRV from the exons ATGGACGCAGCGGACATAGTTGCTTCTTTGCTTATTTTGGGGATTGTCGTCGTGTCGCTGCTCTCCAACGTCGTGGTGCTGATCTGCTTTCTGTACAACCCGGAGATCCGCAAACAGGTGCCCGGTCTCTTCATCCTCAACTTGACGTTCTGCAACCTGTTGCAGAGCGTGTCCAACATGCCTCTAACTCTGGTCGGACTCGTCACTTCGGGGCACCCCGGAGGAATCGGCTTCTGTCAGATCGTCGGCTTCCTCGACACCTTTCTCACCACGAACGCAATGCTCAGCATGGCAGCGCTCAGCATCGATAGATGGGTGGCGGTGGTGTTCCCGCTGAGCTACCATTCACGAATACGCCACCGGGATGCGGTGATGGTGCTGGGATACACCTGGATACATTCTATGTGCTTCTCCGCGGTGGCCATCTGCCGCTCCTGGCTCGGGTACAACCACCTTTACGCATCGTGCACCCTCTGCAGCGTCCGGACGAAGGCAGCTGGGAAGCAGTTCATCGTTTTCACTGTGGCTTTGCACTGTCTCACATTCCTCCTCACGCTGATCGTGATGTGTGTAACGTATCTCAAAGTGCTAAAAGTTGCAAGGTCTCACTGCAAGCGCATCGACGTGATCACGATGCAGACGTTGGTGCTGCTGGTGGATATTCACCCCAG TGTTCGCCAGAAATGCCTGGAGGAGCAGAAGCGGAGAAGGCAGAGAGCCACCAAGAAGATCAGTACATTCATCGGCACATTTGTGGTCTGTTTCACGCCTTATGTCATTACAAG AATCGTAGAGCTCTTCTCCCCTGGGCCAATAAACCCTCACTGGGGCGTCTTCTCCAAATGTTTGGCCTACAGCAAGGCAGCAAGTGACCCGTTTGTCTACTCACTGCTGCGCCACCAGTACAGGAAGACATACAGCCTGCTGGCTAATAAAGTCCTCAAGAGAAGTCCTCTCAACTCCTCGTCCTTCCGGTTAGAAAGCAAAGCTAGGACAACTACAGTCACTCCAGCTCAACCGTCAGCATCCAACCATCAACTAACAAACCAGTCAGCCAATGAGGACAAGCGTGTATAG